A genomic segment from Spinacia oleracea cultivar Varoflay chromosome 3, BTI_SOV_V1, whole genome shotgun sequence encodes:
- the LOC130470112 gene encoding mitochondrial outer membrane protein porin of 36 kDa-like codes for MYTIRQRIGPLFMKMQKRFGNLDYAGELSEKDIIRAERNSGFISDRVREIQRQNYQRKMETKESREKDLREGLQLYKSGKYEEAREKFESVLGSRPTPNEASVASYNVSCCYSKLNQAITSTGTKKGELFLADVSTKLTNKNITTDVKVDTNSNIALLSMNILFYIIGIYCNLIPTSLLFPSSAPSVELQYLHEYAGISTSLGLTANPIVNFSGVFGNSTLALGTDLSFDTASGNFTKCNAGLSFTNDDLIASVNV; via the exons ATGTATACCATCCGTCAGAGGATTGGTCCTCTCTTCATGAAAATGCAGAAGCGCTTTGGAAACCTTGATTATGCTGGTGAGTTGTCTGAGAAGGATATTATTCGCGCTGAAAGGAATTCTGGTTTTATCAGTGACCGTGTCAGAGAGATTCAA CGCCAAAATTACCAGAGAAAGATGGAGACTAAAGAAAGTAGGGAAAAGGACCTCCGGGAAGGCCTCCAACTTTACAA GAGCGGAAAATACGAGGAAGCACGAgaaaagtttgaatctgttcTAGGTTCTAGGCCTACTCCAAATGAAGCTTCAGTGGCTAGTTACAATGTTTCTTGTTGCTATTCTAAGCTTAATCAG GCTATCACTTCTACTGGGACAAAGAAGGGCGAGTTGTTTTTGGCTGATGTCAGCACTAAGTTGACAAACAAGAATATTACCACCGATGTGAAAGTTGATACCAACTCCAAT ATAGCATTGCTTTCTATGAACATCTTGTTTTACATAATTGGAATCTATTGTAATCTGATTCCAACTTCTTTGCTGTTTCCGTCTTCCGCTCCTAGC GTTGAGCTTCAGTATTTGCATGAGTATGCTGGCATCAGCACAAGCCTTGGTTTGACAGCAAACCCCATTGTCAACTTTTCTGGTGTTTTTGGAAACAGTACTCTTGCTTTGGGTACTGACCTCTCATTTGACACTGCTTCTGGAAACTTCACCAAATGCAATGCTGGGCTGAGCTTTACTAATGATGATCTCATTGCATCTGTGAATGTGTAA